A portion of the Scleropages formosus chromosome 15, fSclFor1.1, whole genome shotgun sequence genome contains these proteins:
- the dll4 gene encoding delta-like protein 4 isoform X2: MASWCGLVIALTLTIPRQVAGSGVFELDLHAFRNDGGLLADGTACRPDCRTLFRVCLKNYQAVVSPGDCIFGNASTPVVGSNSFSVAEGGNFSKPIRLPFTFGWPGSFSLIIEAWHSPLTDVPADSNNPELLISFFAIHRKLEVGDEWSRDVQTAKQMELRYSYRFICNENYYGESCSKKCTPRDDHFGHYTCEPDGQIACLPGWKGEYCEQPICLEGCSKGKGNCSKPGECVCRDGWQGPFCNECKKYPACKHGTCQLPGQCNCEEGWGGLFCDQDLNYCTHHKPCLNGATCMNTGQGSYTCTCRPGFTGVDCELEVKECDSKPCRNGGQCVDLESGYRCQCPEGFEGTHCEHSLLTCADSPCFHNGKCREKDNGRSYACECPRGFTGLNCEKKVDKCTSFPCANGGRCLIHSNMRLCVCRAGFTGQNCEVNINECAQNPCTNGGTCVDHVNDYRCICAPGFSGHNCDRPVDEWTVSQQPAGRSSDQSQDLAVDECTLQHCLHGGTCSGGRGRTPICICLSGYSGSRCQFYDVVVPVSTTKNPNVSSKPFQWAAVSLGVGLVVLLVLLGMVVVVFRNVQRQHNRAGLDRDAMNNLSDFQKDNLIPASQLKNTNKKVDLEVDCGLEKSNYKHMNYHLDYKSSKEYKDDPLQDDKSHNCEKCSEEKTPLSRMYSEKPECRISTICSPRDSMYQSVFVIAEERNECVIATEV; this comes from the exons ATGGCATCTTGGTGCGGCTTGGTCATCGCGCTCACGTTGACCATCCCACGGCAG GTCGCGGGGTCCGGCGTGTTCGAGCTCGACCTGCACGCGTTCAGGAATGACGGGGGGCTGCTGGCCGACGGCACCGCGTGCAGGCCCGACTGCAGGACCCTGTTCAGGGTGTGTCTGAAGAACTACCAGGCCGTGGTGTCACCGGGGGACTGCATCTTCGGCAATGCCAGCACCCCTGTGGTGGGGAGCAACTCCTTCAGCGTGGCGGAGGGCGGCAATTTCAGCAAACCCATCCGCCTGCCCTTCACGTTCGGATGGCCG GGGTCgttttctttaattattgaAGCCTGGCATTCTCCGCTCACGGACGTACCTGCAG ACTCAAACAACCCCGAATTATTGATTAGCTTTTTTGCCATCCATAGAAAGTTGGAAGTAGGGGATGAGTGGTCTCGGGATGTACAGACCGCCAAGCAGATGGAGCTAAGGTATTCTTACCGGTTCATCTGCAATGAAAATTACTACGGCGAAAGTTGTTCCAAAAAATGCACGCCCAGGGACGACCATTTTGGCCACTACACCTGCGAGCCTGACGGGCAGATAGCCTGTCTACCTGGCTGGAAGGGGGAGTACTGCGAACAAC CAATATGTCTAGAGGGATGCAGCAAGGGGAAAGGCAACTGTTCCAAACCAGGAGAATGTGT GTGTCGGGACGGCTGGCAGGGACCCTTTTGCAATGAATGCAAGAAGTACCCGGCATGCAAACACGGCACCTGTCAGCTGCCAGGCCAGTGCAACTGCGAGGAGGGCTGGGGTGGACTCTTCTGTGACCAGG ATCTGAACTACTGCACGCACCATAAACCTTGCCTCAACGGGGCCACCTGCATGAACACGGGTCAGGGCAGCTACACGTGCACCTGCCGGCCAGGGTTCACCGGAGTAGACTGTGAACTGGAGGTCAAGGAGTGCGACAGCAAGCCCTGCCGGAACGGAGGGCAATGCGTG GACCTCGAGAGCGGCTACCGGTGCCAGTGCCCGGAAGGGTTCGAGGGGACACACTGCGAGCACAGTTTGTTGACGTGTGCCGACTCGCCCTGCTTCCACAACGGGAAGTGCCGTGAGAAGGACAACGGGCGGAGCTATGCCTGCGAGTGTCCCCGCGGGTTCACCGGACTGAACTGCGAAAAGAAAGTTGACAAGTGCACCTCCTTTCCGTGCGCAAACG GTGGCCGGTGCCTGATCCACAGCAACATGCGGCTGTGCGTCTGCCGGGCCGGTTTCACAGGCCAGAACTGTGAGGTCAACATCAACGAGTGTGCCCAGAACCCCTGCACCAATGGTGGTACCTGTGTGGACCACGTAAATGACTACCGCTGCATCTGTGCCCCTGGCTTCTCTGGCCACAACTGCGACCGGCCTGTGGATGAGTGGACTGTCAGCCAGCAACCGGCAGGCCGATCCTCAGATCAGTCCCAGGACTTGGCGGTCGACGAATGCACCCTGCAGCACTGCCTCCATGGCGGGACGTGCTCTGGTGGCCGCGGCCGGACCCCTATCTGCATCTGCCTCAGTGGCTACTCCGGCTCCCGGTGCCAGTTCTACGATGTAGTTGTGCCAGTCAGCACAACAAAAAACCCCAATGTGTCTTCTAAACCCTTCCAGTGGGCAGCCGTGTCCTTGGGCGTTGGcctggtggtgctgctggtgcttCTCGGCATGGTAGTGGTGGTCTTCCGGAATGTGCAGCGACAACATAATCGAGCTGGTTTGGACCGCGATGCAATGAACAACCTGTCTGATTTCCAGAAGGATAACCTCATTCCTGCCTcacagctgaaaaacacaaacaagaaagTGGACCTTGAGGTGGACTGTGGCTTAGAAAAGTCCAATTATAAACACATGAACTACCACTTGGACTACAAATCCTCCAAGGAATATAAGGACGATCCGTTGCAAGATGATAAGAGTCACAATTGTGAAAAATGTTCAGAAGAGAAAACACCACTGAGTAGAATGTACAG CGAAAAGCCGGAGTGTAGGATATCAACAATATGTTCCCCAAGAGATTCAATGTACCAGTCCGTGTTTGTAATAGCAGAAGAACGGAACGAGTGTGTCATAGCAACTGAG GTATAA
- the dll4 gene encoding delta-like protein 4 isoform X1, with product MASWCGLVIALTLTIPRQVAGSGVFELDLHAFRNDGGLLADGTACRPDCRTLFRVCLKNYQAVVSPGDCIFGNASTPVVGSNSFSVAEGGNFSKPIRLPFTFGWPGSFSLIIEAWHSPLTDVPADSNNPELLISFFAIHRKLEVGDEWSRDVQTAKQMELRYSYRFICNENYYGESCSKKCTPRDDHFGHYTCEPDGQIACLPGWKGEYCEQPICLEGCSKGKGNCSKPGECVCRDGWQGPFCNECKKYPACKHGTCQLPGQCNCEEGWGGLFCDQDLNYCTHHKPCLNGATCMNTGQGSYTCTCRPGFTGVDCELEVKECDSKPCRNGGQCVDLESGYRCQCPEGFEGTHCEHSLLTCADSPCFHNGKCREKDNGRSYACECPRGFTGLNCEKKVDKCTSFPCANGGRCLIHSNMRLCVCRAGFTGQNCEVNINECAQNPCTNGGTCVDHVNDYRCICAPGFSGHNCDRPVDEWTVSQQPAGRSSDQSQDLAVDECTLQHCLHGGTCSGGRGRTPICICLSGYSGSRCQFYDVVVPVSTTKNPNVSSKPFQWAAVSLGVGLVVLLVLLGMVVVVFRNVQRQHNRAGLDRDAMNNLSDFQKDNLIPASQLKNTNKKVDLEVDCGLEKSNYKHMNYHLDYKSSKEYKDDPLQDDKSHNCEKCSEEKTPLSRMYSEKPECRISTICSPRDSMYQSVFVIAEERNECVIATEVKLFLITHHLSRLHVLLKYSPLI from the exons ATGGCATCTTGGTGCGGCTTGGTCATCGCGCTCACGTTGACCATCCCACGGCAG GTCGCGGGGTCCGGCGTGTTCGAGCTCGACCTGCACGCGTTCAGGAATGACGGGGGGCTGCTGGCCGACGGCACCGCGTGCAGGCCCGACTGCAGGACCCTGTTCAGGGTGTGTCTGAAGAACTACCAGGCCGTGGTGTCACCGGGGGACTGCATCTTCGGCAATGCCAGCACCCCTGTGGTGGGGAGCAACTCCTTCAGCGTGGCGGAGGGCGGCAATTTCAGCAAACCCATCCGCCTGCCCTTCACGTTCGGATGGCCG GGGTCgttttctttaattattgaAGCCTGGCATTCTCCGCTCACGGACGTACCTGCAG ACTCAAACAACCCCGAATTATTGATTAGCTTTTTTGCCATCCATAGAAAGTTGGAAGTAGGGGATGAGTGGTCTCGGGATGTACAGACCGCCAAGCAGATGGAGCTAAGGTATTCTTACCGGTTCATCTGCAATGAAAATTACTACGGCGAAAGTTGTTCCAAAAAATGCACGCCCAGGGACGACCATTTTGGCCACTACACCTGCGAGCCTGACGGGCAGATAGCCTGTCTACCTGGCTGGAAGGGGGAGTACTGCGAACAAC CAATATGTCTAGAGGGATGCAGCAAGGGGAAAGGCAACTGTTCCAAACCAGGAGAATGTGT GTGTCGGGACGGCTGGCAGGGACCCTTTTGCAATGAATGCAAGAAGTACCCGGCATGCAAACACGGCACCTGTCAGCTGCCAGGCCAGTGCAACTGCGAGGAGGGCTGGGGTGGACTCTTCTGTGACCAGG ATCTGAACTACTGCACGCACCATAAACCTTGCCTCAACGGGGCCACCTGCATGAACACGGGTCAGGGCAGCTACACGTGCACCTGCCGGCCAGGGTTCACCGGAGTAGACTGTGAACTGGAGGTCAAGGAGTGCGACAGCAAGCCCTGCCGGAACGGAGGGCAATGCGTG GACCTCGAGAGCGGCTACCGGTGCCAGTGCCCGGAAGGGTTCGAGGGGACACACTGCGAGCACAGTTTGTTGACGTGTGCCGACTCGCCCTGCTTCCACAACGGGAAGTGCCGTGAGAAGGACAACGGGCGGAGCTATGCCTGCGAGTGTCCCCGCGGGTTCACCGGACTGAACTGCGAAAAGAAAGTTGACAAGTGCACCTCCTTTCCGTGCGCAAACG GTGGCCGGTGCCTGATCCACAGCAACATGCGGCTGTGCGTCTGCCGGGCCGGTTTCACAGGCCAGAACTGTGAGGTCAACATCAACGAGTGTGCCCAGAACCCCTGCACCAATGGTGGTACCTGTGTGGACCACGTAAATGACTACCGCTGCATCTGTGCCCCTGGCTTCTCTGGCCACAACTGCGACCGGCCTGTGGATGAGTGGACTGTCAGCCAGCAACCGGCAGGCCGATCCTCAGATCAGTCCCAGGACTTGGCGGTCGACGAATGCACCCTGCAGCACTGCCTCCATGGCGGGACGTGCTCTGGTGGCCGCGGCCGGACCCCTATCTGCATCTGCCTCAGTGGCTACTCCGGCTCCCGGTGCCAGTTCTACGATGTAGTTGTGCCAGTCAGCACAACAAAAAACCCCAATGTGTCTTCTAAACCCTTCCAGTGGGCAGCCGTGTCCTTGGGCGTTGGcctggtggtgctgctggtgcttCTCGGCATGGTAGTGGTGGTCTTCCGGAATGTGCAGCGACAACATAATCGAGCTGGTTTGGACCGCGATGCAATGAACAACCTGTCTGATTTCCAGAAGGATAACCTCATTCCTGCCTcacagctgaaaaacacaaacaagaaagTGGACCTTGAGGTGGACTGTGGCTTAGAAAAGTCCAATTATAAACACATGAACTACCACTTGGACTACAAATCCTCCAAGGAATATAAGGACGATCCGTTGCAAGATGATAAGAGTCACAATTGTGAAAAATGTTCAGAAGAGAAAACACCACTGAGTAGAATGTACAG CGAAAAGCCGGAGTGTAGGATATCAACAATATGTTCCCCAAGAGATTCAATGTACCAGTCCGTGTTTGTAATAGCAGAAGAACGGAACGAGTGTGTCATAGCAACTGAGGTAAAGCTTTTCCTTATAACACACCACCTGTCACGTTTACACGTGTTGTTGAAATACAGCCCTCTCATTTAG